From the genome of Nitrospirota bacterium:
GCACCAGCAACAGTCCGGCAAATGTATAGGCCTGCCATTCTAACCAGTCATAAACTTCATCATCGACCTGCAGTACAAAATTTTTCCAGTCTCCAATGCTTAAAGGACGAAAACTTTCTATTAAATCCTTGTGTAAGACAAGATGACCAATCTCATGTGCAAGGGTAAAGCGGTATCTGGAAGGACGATTCTGGTGAATGAAATCATCAACATATATGCATGTTAAATCTCCCGATATAAAACCGTCAATATCGAAATCTCTTTGCAATGATGGGAAGGGAACAATATCTAAACCCAAATCAAATTCAAGGATTTCTTCTATAGGAATAGGTAACGTATTATCTGCGTGATGATCTCTTAAAAAATCTTCTGCATAGGTATTAATATCTTCGCATGAAAGAATGGGAGGCGAGAAATGGGGCTCTTTCATTTATATTTATACTTCCTTAAGTTTTTGTGCCAACTGATTCAATTGTTCTTTGGTCAATTTCTGCCCCCTTAGAGTTCTAAAAACTAATGGTAATTTTGACAATAATTTTCTATTAGAGAGTATCTCTTCGGGAATACGTCCAGCACTTGCATAAGCAAGATCAAAGAATTTATACCAATCGTCTGATCCCTTTTTGAGCTGTAGGCATCTCGCATATTCTTTAAGTTTTTCGCTGCCTTGTGGTGGTGGTAACAAACCCCTTTCAAGTTTGCTAATATTGCCGGGGTCAAGATTATTTTCAGCACAAAATTGTCTAAGAGTCTTCCTCAACGCAATCCTCTTCTTCTTAAAAAATTCTCCAAACAGGGGTGTCTGCATATTAAAACACCTCCTTTCTCTGTTGTAATATTATTACAACACTAAAATGATTTATTGTCAAGATAGGAATTTATCGATTTATCACTAACAGTCCTATATTATTTTGAACCCTCAATGATTTTGATTTCTTCTTCAGTCAAACCATAAAGTTTATATACTATCTGATCAATGAGCCAATCGGTTTTGCGAAGTTTTTCTTTTATCCCATTATCCCCATATATGAAACAAGCTTTAGCTCAGGTTCCTCTGAAGAAATTTCTTTTTCTTCTTGGGGCTGGACAGGATGGTTCTCTTTAAAAGTTTTCAGGCTTGTTAATAAGGCTTCCTCTGAAAGTCCTCTTTGAGCCCATATTTTCCTTAGTTCACGAAGGTAAATGTCCGGCAAAGGAGTTGAAAAGTATTCCATTAATTCATTTCTTACATTACCACTTAGGCATTGCAGCCAGTTAACAACATGGTTTTGAGGGCTTTTTAATTTAGGAGGTTTTAACTTTGCAGTTCTCAGACGTGAAATAATATGAGACCTCACTTTTTCTATTATCTCATAGGGATCAAAATCCAGCTCAGTTCTTTCTTCATCCCTTCTGCATCTAATAAGTCTTATAACGTTAAGCTTATCTTCTGAGATTTTTTTATTTTTAAAGTCGTAATAACACCAATGATGTCTGGAACTATCTTTAAAGGATACAAAAAGCCCATGATGCCCTGGTCTTTTGAGCCCGCTCCCCATACCATGAGGAATTCTTTTAATTCTCTCCTCCCCGATATCCTGTAAATATTTAAGAACCTCTTCTTTTAAAAATTCACCGATGGCAAGTTCTGAGAGATTTTCTAATTCATTAAGAACTTCAGCTTTCCCCTCATAAAGTTGGTGGACATAACCAAATTCTTTTGGATTTGGTGTCTCACCTATTGTTGAGGCATCAAGCCCGACACTCCGATTAATGGCATCGAGTTTTTTGTATAAGCGTTCCATCAGTTTTAATAAGGATTCTAATGCGTCCTCAGGAAAAAAATTGTAGATATGAACAAAGTCATGTTTAGATTTTAGCCTGTCGATTCTTCCAATTCTCTGAATAAGACGGACAGGATTCCAGGGCAGGTCGTAATTTATTACTGTATCTGCATCTTGGAGATTTTGTCCCTCAGAAAGGACATCTGTGCTTAAAAGGATATGGATTTCTTCATCCGTTCCCATAATATCAGGGCGGTTATTAGATTCTGGTGAAAATGCAATTATTCTTTTCTTTCTGTCCTCCGGTGGTATATCACTGTCAGTAATACTTATCTCATTATGTGAAAGATTGATATTATTGAGAAAATCGGTTATTAATTCTTTCTCATTAATCGGGGCATCTTTTTCAAGCCATGCTTTATTACCACCTAATTGTTTGTGAAGGTATCTCATAGTGTCTTTGAAATATCCGAATATGAGAACCTTTTTGCCCTTAAGGTTGTTCTTGAGTATCTCTCTCAGAACCTGTAACTTATCATCATCCACTGCTGAAATATCTTCGATTTTGCTATATATCTCTTTCAGGATTTTAATATCCAGATTGACAAATGTCTTTATTTTCTCTGTCTCATAATCCTCTGCCTTTATTGAAGGGAGTTCCTCAAGGGAAATTGTCTCTTC
Proteins encoded in this window:
- a CDS encoding ImmA/IrrE family metallo-endopeptidase yields the protein MKEPHFSPPILSCEDINTYAEDFLRDHHADNTLPIPIEEILEFDLGLDIVPFPSLQRDFDIDGFISGDLTCIYVDDFIHQNRPSRYRFTLAHEIGHLVLHKDLIESFRPLSIGDWKNFVLQVDDEVYDWLEWQAYTFAGLLLVPRRFLSKDFSLQIEALKSKIELVKSKNLPKDSYQEYIVNAVANKLIRTYDVSIYVLIKRISKEIEKGIFTIP
- a CDS encoding helix-turn-helix transcriptional regulator, whose product is MQTPLFGEFFKKKRIALRKTLRQFCAENNLDPGNISKLERGLLPPPQGSEKLKEYARCLQLKKGSDDWYKFFDLAYASAGRIPEEILSNRKLLSKLPLVFRTLRGQKLTKEQLNQLAQKLKEV